One part of the Thermococcus litoralis DSM 5473 genome encodes these proteins:
- a CDS encoding MBL fold metallo-hydrolase yields the protein MKIIWYGHACFWIEINGVKILIDPYEYVNDDAIDGIDYILVTHEHIDHYGKTPLLARLRDATVIGPKPVYLMAISDGITKVMEIEGGQEIELENGVKVKAIFMEHPSSQYPVGYIISNEQKTLFHPGDTYYSPIFKNFRGKIDVLFVPISGRSTANPREAANIIEVIRPKIVIPMHYGVYSEGNVEELIKELRERRIWVLVKVPEVGKPFEV from the coding sequence ATGAAGATTATCTGGTATGGTCATGCGTGTTTTTGGATTGAAATAAATGGCGTGAAAATTCTGATAGACCCCTACGAATATGTCAATGACGATGCCATAGATGGCATCGATTACATACTGGTTACCCATGAACACATAGACCACTACGGCAAAACACCCCTTCTGGCGAGACTTAGAGATGCAACTGTAATAGGGCCTAAACCCGTGTATCTAATGGCAATAAGCGATGGAATAACCAAAGTCATGGAGATAGAAGGAGGACAGGAAATAGAACTTGAAAACGGGGTTAAAGTAAAGGCGATATTTATGGAGCACCCCTCAAGCCAGTATCCGGTAGGGTACATTATATCCAATGAGCAGAAGACACTCTTTCATCCTGGAGATACATATTACAGCCCGATTTTCAAAAATTTCCGGGGCAAAATAGATGTCCTCTTCGTCCCAATAAGCGGAAGGTCAACTGCGAACCCGAGGGAAGCAGCAAACATAATTGAAGTGATCCGACCAAAAATAGTAATACCAATGCACTATGGCGTCTACAGTGAAGGAAACGTGGAAGAGCTAATTAAAGAGCTCAGAGAGAGGAGGATATGGGTTCTGGTAAAAGTTCCAGAAGTTGGAAAGCCCTTTGAAGTATAG
- the radB gene encoding DNA repair and recombination protein RadB → MLTTGSKSLDELLGGGIGRGVLTQIYGAFATGKTTLAMQVGLLNDGKVAYIDTEGGFSPERLATMAETRGLDKEKILQKFLVFEPFDFKEQKKTISGLKKIVNEKFSLIVVDSITNHYRIEENKSAVTADLGKQLQTLLWLARKYNLGVIVVNQVYFDSKHNLLKPIAEHTLGYKCKDILRLEKLRDGFRIAVLERHRFKPEGGIVYFKITDKGIEDVEKTKSFQKAPESILL, encoded by the coding sequence ATGCTAACCACCGGCAGTAAGAGCTTAGATGAATTACTAGGTGGAGGAATAGGTAGGGGGGTATTAACTCAAATATACGGTGCATTTGCTACCGGAAAGACCACTCTAGCAATGCAGGTGGGCCTTTTAAATGATGGAAAAGTGGCTTATATAGATACCGAGGGGGGATTCTCCCCCGAGAGATTGGCCACAATGGCTGAAACCAGAGGACTTGACAAAGAAAAAATCCTCCAGAAGTTTCTCGTTTTTGAACCGTTTGATTTCAAAGAGCAGAAAAAAACTATCTCAGGCCTTAAAAAGATCGTAAATGAAAAATTCTCACTGATTGTTGTGGATTCAATAACCAACCACTATAGAATAGAGGAAAACAAAAGTGCAGTTACCGCTGACCTCGGAAAGCAACTTCAGACTCTGCTTTGGCTTGCAAGAAAATACAATCTGGGGGTTATTGTTGTAAATCAGGTCTACTTCGACTCAAAGCACAATCTCTTAAAGCCGATAGCAGAGCATACCTTGGGATATAAGTGTAAGGACATCCTCAGATTAGAAAAGCTAAGGGATGGCTTCAGAATTGCAGTTTTAGAGAGACATAGGTTCAAACCAGAGGGAGGCATTGTTTACTTTAAAATAACGGATAAAGGAATAGAAGATGTGGAAAAAACTAAATCTTTTCAAAAAGCTCCTGAGTCAATCTTACTATAG
- a CDS encoding Rne/Rng family ribonuclease, protein MSTNSEVSVRIRGIYSTALTKLLLDEGFKISQPSQKIAERLGIEKVYDEFDVDIQDKKDSHGVVLVGEKVEEVKKVFEEKFLDVFFRKMPYQLYGIYKGIVIKKDERYVYVDIGNAIGTLLIEEFPDAVEGDEVLVQVKKNNLLPHLSVLLTIPGDYAVLIPKPVGTQRHVKISRKIRDQSERERLRILGLSVDLGEWGVLWRTAAAYKDWNLLRDELIKLSKIAEKLKEAEKYSAPAQIVEGRDIYEVEFGGAAKAKLDDIRNTVVPTIEGHHKFKAYDPEFGFAVEIGEGILSKIPSQRKKVSEGFLEALINNKGPKQGWLFRFEHVKPDGQVIKIGPGEVVEVSLNPLKLKVRRNLKPGRFYDGLDLPIEAGDYAITEIEEGKWWFKHSYYDRDGNLKGEYYNICTPVEIYPDKARYVDLEVDIVKWPDGKKEIVDKEELKRHYEDGVISEKLYKAIVRLTQELFEKI, encoded by the coding sequence ATGTCTACAAACTCAGAGGTTTCGGTGAGGATTAGAGGGATATACAGCACGGCTTTGACAAAATTGCTCCTCGACGAGGGCTTTAAGATAAGCCAGCCGAGCCAGAAGATCGCTGAAAGACTGGGCATTGAAAAGGTCTACGATGAGTTCGATGTGGATATTCAAGACAAAAAAGACTCCCATGGTGTGGTGCTGGTTGGAGAAAAAGTTGAAGAAGTTAAGAAGGTTTTTGAAGAGAAGTTTTTAGACGTTTTCTTTAGAAAAATGCCCTACCAGCTTTATGGCATATATAAAGGGATCGTTATCAAAAAGGACGAAAGATACGTGTATGTGGACATAGGGAATGCAATTGGAACTTTGCTAATAGAAGAGTTTCCAGATGCTGTTGAAGGGGACGAGGTGCTTGTTCAGGTCAAGAAAAACAACCTCCTTCCTCATTTGAGTGTCTTACTCACTATACCCGGTGACTATGCAGTGCTTATTCCAAAACCCGTTGGAACCCAGAGACATGTGAAAATATCGAGGAAGATTAGGGATCAATCAGAGAGAGAAAGGCTTAGAATACTTGGATTGAGTGTCGATCTTGGAGAATGGGGGGTTTTGTGGAGAACGGCAGCTGCGTATAAAGATTGGAATCTCCTACGGGATGAGCTAATAAAGCTTTCAAAGATCGCTGAAAAGCTGAAAGAGGCTGAAAAATACTCTGCTCCTGCCCAAATAGTTGAGGGTAGAGACATCTACGAGGTTGAATTTGGCGGTGCGGCAAAGGCAAAGCTTGACGACATAAGAAATACGGTAGTTCCTACGATAGAGGGCCATCACAAGTTTAAGGCATACGATCCCGAGTTTGGGTTTGCAGTTGAAATTGGAGAGGGAATTCTAAGCAAGATTCCCTCTCAGAGAAAAAAGGTTAGTGAGGGCTTTTTGGAGGCATTGATTAACAATAAGGGGCCAAAGCAGGGATGGCTTTTCAGGTTTGAGCACGTTAAGCCAGACGGTCAAGTAATCAAGATAGGCCCAGGGGAAGTGGTTGAGGTTTCTCTAAATCCCCTGAAGCTGAAGGTAAGAAGGAATCTAAAACCCGGTAGATTCTATGATGGCTTGGACTTACCAATAGAAGCTGGGGATTATGCAATAACTGAGATTGAAGAAGGAAAATGGTGGTTTAAGCATAGCTATTATGATAGAGATGGCAACCTAAAGGGAGAATACTACAACATCTGCACCCCGGTTGAGATATACCCGGACAAAGCAAGGTACGTTGACTTAGAAGTTGATATCGTGAAGTGGCCTGACGGGAAGAAGGAGATTGTAGACAAAGAAGAACTCAAGAGGCACTACGAAGATGGGGTTATAAGTGAGAAGCTGTACAAGGCTATAGTAAGATTGACTCAGGAGCTTTTTGAAAAGATTTAG
- the moaA gene encoding GTP 3',8-cyclase MoaA, giving the protein MVLVDRFGRPVTNLRISLTNECNLNCFYCHREGQTLSFQEMKPEEIERIVRIASQLGIKKVKLTGGEPTIRKDIVEIVRRIRPYVEDLSMTTNGTTMKLLGGSLKEAGLDRVNISLDTLDRKKYKSITGFDVLPQVLEGIEKAVKLFYPVKLNMVVMKGLNDGEIWDMINYAAQKNAILQLIEIEVPREMEDSWFFKKYFYSLKPLEEKFEEIVVDVKERRMHRRKKYFIPTDYGIAEVEVVRSMHNTIFCANCTRIRLTSTGHLKTCLLRRDDLVDILTPIRNNASDEELIEIFKKAILMREPYWK; this is encoded by the coding sequence ATGGTTTTAGTGGATCGCTTTGGAAGACCGGTGACAAATCTGAGAATTTCTCTCACAAATGAGTGCAACTTAAACTGCTTCTACTGCCATAGAGAGGGGCAAACCCTCAGCTTCCAAGAGATGAAACCAGAAGAAATAGAAAGAATAGTCAGAATAGCGTCCCAGCTTGGCATAAAAAAGGTCAAGCTAACCGGAGGGGAACCGACTATTAGAAAAGATATCGTTGAGATAGTGAGGAGGATACGGCCTTACGTTGAAGACCTATCTATGACCACCAACGGAACAACAATGAAGCTACTAGGGGGATCATTAAAAGAAGCTGGACTCGATAGAGTAAACATAAGTCTCGATACCCTTGACAGAAAAAAATATAAATCTATTACAGGATTTGACGTGCTTCCTCAGGTTCTTGAAGGAATCGAGAAAGCCGTCAAGCTCTTCTATCCAGTTAAGCTTAACATGGTTGTCATGAAAGGTCTCAACGACGGGGAGATATGGGATATGATAAACTACGCTGCCCAGAAAAACGCCATTCTTCAGCTAATTGAAATCGAAGTCCCAAGGGAGATGGAGGACTCATGGTTTTTCAAAAAGTACTTTTATTCGCTAAAACCTCTGGAAGAGAAATTTGAGGAGATCGTAGTGGATGTAAAGGAAAGACGAATGCACAGGAGAAAGAAATACTTTATTCCCACAGACTACGGTATCGCCGAGGTTGAAGTCGTTAGGTCAATGCACAACACAATATTCTGTGCAAACTGCACTAGGATAAGGCTCACTTCAACGGGCCATTTAAAGACCTGCCTCTTGAGAAGGGATGATCTCGTAGATATCCTAACTCCAATAAGGAACAACGCCTCCGACGAGGAGCTTATTGAAATTTTTAAAAAGGCTATTCTCATGCGGGAGCCATATTGGAAATGA
- a CDS encoding DUF835 domain-containing protein: MYMNLFGVLAGLILAAIGIALSIRAFYYYKNIEEPGKNLARNFLISTSLFTAGSLGVVIDSLTEIQLWFVMAIFYTLSYIILVSSVLYYLNALSPQEVKPKKYPEKTSLSPITGAYVFKKPASPHALTFLSRHSNGLLVVSRTQKELWIKKYQLEPDKFIWLSRLEKEGAGDPTKLHVIQDAILRFLREKGGKAVVYFEGVEYLILYNDFSSVAKFLFSLKDYVISNESMLILYLPPNVLDKTQETTLLKEFQEKREEELIKEISQKLFAALLEGEDHASGEGKEK, encoded by the coding sequence ATGTACATGAATCTCTTTGGAGTACTAGCGGGTTTAATTCTTGCAGCAATAGGAATAGCCCTCAGCATAAGAGCGTTCTATTACTACAAAAACATCGAGGAGCCGGGGAAAAACTTAGCTAGAAACTTTTTAATTTCCACCTCCCTTTTCACCGCGGGCTCACTTGGGGTTGTGATCGATTCTCTAACTGAAATCCAGTTATGGTTTGTAATGGCAATTTTCTACACCCTCTCTTACATAATTTTGGTTTCGTCCGTTCTCTACTATCTCAATGCTCTAAGTCCCCAGGAAGTAAAACCAAAAAAATACCCAGAAAAAACATCACTTTCACCAATAACTGGGGCATATGTGTTTAAAAAGCCGGCAAGCCCTCATGCTCTGACATTTTTGTCGAGACATTCAAACGGACTCCTTGTTGTGAGCAGGACTCAAAAGGAGTTATGGATAAAAAAATACCAGCTGGAGCCAGATAAGTTTATATGGCTAAGCAGATTAGAGAAAGAAGGCGCAGGAGATCCTACAAAGCTCCACGTTATTCAAGATGCTATTTTAAGATTCTTGAGAGAAAAAGGCGGAAAAGCAGTGGTATATTTCGAGGGGGTTGAGTATCTAATCCTCTACAACGACTTTTCTTCAGTTGCAAAGTTTTTGTTCTCGTTAAAGGATTACGTAATCTCCAACGAGTCAATGCTAATCTTATATTTGCCTCCAAACGTCCTAGACAAAACTCAAGAGACAACACTCTTGAAAGAGTTTCAGGAAAAGAGAGAAGAAGAGCTCATTAAGGAGATTTCCCAAAAATTGTTCGCGGCACTGCTAGAGGGAGAGGATCATGCCAGCGGTGAGGGTAAAGAAAAGTAA
- the taw22 gene encoding tRNA (guanine(37)-N1)/4-demethylwyosine(37)-methyltransferase Taw22, protein MPAVRVKKSNAEEAKRILKRVGIYDGKRRPRREEENVLLPITDPEKAKNLGFEVVDIELPFRPERQIYKNLESILKDKFTKEELNFLRRYDVIGDIAVIQIPPEIEHREKEIVEALLKVHPFLKVIAKKGFHRGAFRIRDYSIIWGEKRLTTVHKENGVKIKVDLSRAFFNPRMKGERYRLAQLVRDGERVLLMFAGILPYALVIARYKNAKITAVELNEDAVKLGIENIQLNRDKLKGSIEIIKGNVFDVVPKLGTFDRVISPTPKGVDALRLALEKAEKWVHYYDFVHESKIEDFKERIISQCRELRKECKVKIKKVSDYKPHVFKVCADIELL, encoded by the coding sequence ATGCCAGCGGTGAGGGTAAAGAAAAGTAATGCGGAAGAGGCAAAGAGGATTCTTAAGCGAGTGGGGATTTATGATGGAAAGAGAAGACCAAGAAGAGAGGAAGAAAATGTTCTTCTACCCATAACGGATCCAGAGAAAGCCAAAAATCTTGGATTTGAGGTTGTGGATATTGAGCTTCCTTTCAGACCAGAGAGACAGATTTACAAAAACCTTGAGAGCATCTTAAAGGACAAGTTTACGAAAGAGGAGCTAAACTTTCTCAGGCGTTACGATGTCATAGGGGACATAGCTGTAATTCAAATCCCACCGGAAATAGAGCACAGGGAAAAGGAGATAGTTGAGGCATTGCTTAAGGTGCATCCGTTTCTAAAGGTGATAGCGAAGAAAGGATTCCACAGAGGTGCCTTCAGGATAAGGGACTACTCAATAATATGGGGAGAAAAGAGACTCACAACAGTGCACAAAGAGAACGGTGTAAAAATTAAAGTTGACCTAAGCAGAGCCTTCTTCAACCCCAGAATGAAGGGAGAGAGGTACAGGTTGGCTCAACTTGTAAGAGATGGGGAGAGAGTTCTCCTGATGTTTGCTGGAATTCTACCCTATGCCCTCGTGATTGCAAGATACAAAAACGCTAAAATAACAGCCGTAGAGTTAAATGAAGATGCCGTAAAGCTCGGCATTGAAAACATTCAGTTAAACAGGGATAAACTCAAGGGTAGCATAGAGATTATCAAAGGGAATGTATTTGACGTTGTTCCAAAGCTTGGGACTTTTGATAGGGTTATAAGCCCAACCCCAAAAGGTGTTGATGCTCTCCGCTTGGCACTCGAAAAAGCCGAAAAGTGGGTTCATTACTATGATTTTGTTCACGAAAGCAAAATAGAGGACTTTAAAGAAAGAATTATCTCCCAGTGCAGAGAGCTCAGAAAGGAATGTAAGGTAAAGATAAAGAAAGTCTCCGACTACAAACCCCATGTCTTTAAGGTCTGTGCCGATATCGAACTTCTTTGA
- a CDS encoding replication factor C large subunit: MLPWVEKYRPRRLVEIVNQEKALEKVKAWIESWFHGTPKKKALLLAGPPGSGKTTTVYALANEYKFEVIELNASDDRTFGKIERYLNAAYTMDVFGRRRKLIFLDEADNIEPSGAREIAKLIDKARNPIIMSANRYWEVPLEIRNKAEIVEYKRLSQRDILKALFRIVKAEGIFVPKEVLQEIAKRARGDLRAAINDLQNIVSGGVEDAELVLAYRDVEKSIFEALGMIFATDNAKRAKMALMNLDNTPDEVLLWIEENIPYVYYKPEDIARAYEAISRADIYLGRATRTGNYGLWKYAVDMMTAGVAVSGVKKKGFLRFYPPKTLKMLRDTKEERSIRDSIVKKIMKEMHMSKLEAIETMQIFKAMFINNPDVAAHIAVFLDLGDKEIEFLTEDKEKAAKIKGKMLAIHRKLKETKTELEVRIETIEAEAIDEEEISKEEPEEEEVEEAEEVEEEIREEKEAEEKPEEKKEKKGKQATLFDFLKK, translated from the coding sequence ATGCTGCCATGGGTTGAAAAGTATAGGCCAAGAAGGCTCGTGGAGATAGTAAATCAAGAGAAAGCGTTGGAGAAGGTTAAAGCATGGATTGAAAGCTGGTTTCATGGAACTCCCAAGAAAAAAGCTCTCCTCCTTGCCGGTCCCCCTGGTAGCGGGAAAACTACGACAGTTTATGCCCTGGCTAACGAGTATAAGTTTGAGGTAATTGAGCTCAACGCAAGTGATGACAGAACTTTTGGTAAAATAGAGCGCTACCTCAATGCGGCATATACAATGGATGTTTTTGGAAGGAGGAGAAAACTTATCTTTCTTGATGAGGCGGATAACATAGAGCCTTCAGGGGCAAGAGAGATAGCGAAGCTCATAGACAAGGCGAGGAATCCCATAATAATGTCCGCCAACAGATACTGGGAGGTACCATTGGAGATAAGAAACAAAGCAGAAATAGTGGAGTACAAGCGTTTAAGCCAGAGGGATATTTTAAAGGCTCTCTTTAGGATTGTAAAAGCGGAGGGTATTTTCGTTCCTAAAGAAGTCCTGCAGGAAATTGCAAAAAGGGCTAGGGGAGACTTGAGGGCAGCAATAAATGACCTCCAGAATATCGTAAGCGGCGGCGTTGAAGATGCCGAGCTTGTTCTGGCATATAGGGATGTTGAGAAGTCGATTTTTGAAGCTCTAGGCATGATATTTGCCACAGATAATGCGAAAAGGGCAAAAATGGCCCTCATGAACCTTGACAACACCCCAGACGAAGTTCTTCTCTGGATTGAAGAAAACATTCCCTATGTGTATTACAAGCCAGAGGACATTGCGAGGGCATATGAAGCCATAAGCAGAGCCGATATATACCTTGGAAGGGCAACAAGAACGGGGAACTACGGTTTGTGGAAGTATGCAGTAGACATGATGACTGCTGGAGTCGCTGTTTCAGGGGTAAAGAAAAAAGGCTTCTTGCGCTTCTACCCACCAAAAACTCTCAAAATGCTCAGGGATACTAAGGAGGAGCGGTCTATTAGGGACTCTATAGTGAAGAAGATAATGAAGGAAATGCACATGAGCAAACTTGAAGCAATTGAGACGATGCAGATATTCAAAGCCATGTTTATTAACAACCCAGACGTTGCGGCTCATATAGCAGTTTTTCTTGACTTAGGGGATAAGGAGATTGAGTTCCTTACTGAGGATAAAGAAAAGGCGGCAAAGATCAAAGGGAAGATGCTGGCCATTCATAGAAAGTTGAAGGAAACGAAAACGGAGCTTGAAGTGAGAATTGAAACAATTGAAGCTGAGGCTATCGATGAAGAAGAAATCAGTAAAGAAGAGCCAGAGGAAGAAGAGGTTGAAGAGGCTGAAGAAGTTGAAGAAGAAATAAGGGAAGAAAAAGAAGCTGAAGAAAAGCCCGAGGAAAAGAAAGAGAAGAAAGGCAAACAGGCAACTCTCTTTGATTTCCTGAAGAAGTGA